In the Caballeronia sp. LZ062 genome, one interval contains:
- a CDS encoding mechanosensitive ion channel family protein, translating to MKPRKLAHRGALAFVAISRISARARRRGLQPAAIPAIRAIAFLTTLVLTALFSLTSPPAHAAQALNLPSLQELIAPPPAPAASSPDAASGASAPGPSDADMLRSLDTVISTLDSDRQRSALVSQLKKLRDAKRAAEAAAPAPSTAAAAQPASTEAAAPPPTATATAASSVVAAIAQNAGLLGAIASALTSIEADVKRGKTPLAYWGGRFNAAGNELFTIVTSQSREPFGHTLFNYFATLAGWGACAFVLVSLQRRMHRRYGIEAGLHSNPTTRELFVFTMRRVAPYVFAFVAALTFVHMMPQSLGRTLAMVTAYAIVAGAVFSAICLIMFSLFGSAHRRVAVNVLILHARRLLFAIGTFGALGDAAANYDVAQQLGTNLSALISTCANMGAAGLTAYFALAFQRPVAHLIRSRTYEQRNTRKAATETFEVVASLWQLPLLLLASASVVATLAGIGTSENVLQMAIATAGLLVVAFFLSAIVIRITRPKSRKPRRQSAYVRRLVKFVGTMIVVAIWLGFLELSSRFWGFSLADMVERSVTARGIAHAVSMIVLTFFVVWLVWILIDTGIQEALKPDSARRSGRGPSMRARTMLPLVRNVVFVMLLLIAGIVTAANLGLNVTPLLAGAGVIGLAVGFGAQSLVADLITGLFIIIEDTISVGDSIEVEGGHAGIVESLTIRTVRLRDGQGAIHAIPFSQIKTVKNLSRDFAYAVFEVRVPFSADVDEVTEMIREVGAELMDDVRHRREMLGPVEVWGLDRFDPNWMVVKGQIKTRPLLQWSVARAFNLRIKRKMDEAGMEIPVPQMHVQMSKGGVSSPDDAAHAAKTKRIWVDEAPPLADDEPEPAAMAKAVDVSHEPRPAPPATDLSVPIPPQITTAPEPGKS from the coding sequence ATGAAACCACGCAAGCTCGCGCATCGCGGCGCGCTGGCGTTCGTCGCGATATCCCGGATCTCCGCTCGCGCGCGTCGGCGCGGCCTTCAGCCGGCGGCCATCCCGGCAATCCGTGCGATAGCGTTCCTGACGACGCTCGTCCTGACCGCGCTTTTCTCGCTGACGAGCCCGCCGGCGCATGCCGCCCAGGCGCTCAATCTCCCTTCGCTGCAGGAATTGATCGCGCCGCCGCCCGCGCCCGCAGCGTCCTCGCCGGATGCGGCGTCGGGTGCGTCCGCGCCCGGTCCATCCGATGCCGACATGCTGCGCTCGCTCGACACCGTCATTTCGACGCTCGACAGCGACCGCCAGCGCAGCGCGCTCGTTTCGCAACTGAAGAAGCTGCGCGACGCCAAGCGCGCGGCCGAAGCCGCCGCGCCCGCGCCATCGACCGCGGCGGCCGCTCAGCCGGCATCGACGGAGGCTGCCGCGCCGCCGCCGACCGCAACGGCGACCGCCGCCTCATCCGTGGTGGCGGCGATCGCGCAGAACGCGGGTTTGCTCGGCGCGATCGCGTCGGCTCTGACGAGCATCGAAGCGGACGTGAAGCGCGGCAAAACGCCGCTCGCCTATTGGGGCGGGCGCTTCAACGCGGCGGGCAACGAGTTGTTCACCATTGTCACGAGCCAGAGCCGCGAGCCGTTCGGCCACACGCTCTTCAACTATTTCGCGACGCTCGCAGGCTGGGGCGCGTGCGCCTTCGTGCTCGTGAGCTTGCAGCGGCGCATGCACAGGCGCTACGGCATAGAAGCCGGCCTGCATTCGAATCCGACGACGCGCGAACTGTTCGTCTTCACCATGCGGCGCGTGGCGCCGTATGTCTTCGCGTTCGTCGCTGCGCTCACCTTCGTGCACATGATGCCGCAGTCGCTCGGCCGCACGCTCGCGATGGTCACCGCTTACGCCATCGTCGCGGGCGCGGTGTTCTCGGCCATCTGCCTCATCATGTTCTCGTTGTTCGGCTCGGCGCACCGGCGCGTTGCGGTCAACGTGCTCATCCTCCACGCGCGGCGGCTCCTGTTCGCCATCGGCACGTTCGGCGCGCTCGGCGATGCCGCCGCCAATTACGATGTCGCGCAGCAACTCGGCACGAATCTGTCCGCCCTTATCTCGACGTGCGCGAACATGGGCGCGGCCGGACTCACCGCTTACTTCGCGCTGGCGTTTCAGAGGCCCGTCGCGCATCTGATCCGAAGCCGCACCTACGAGCAGCGCAACACGCGCAAGGCCGCGACCGAAACGTTCGAAGTCGTCGCGTCGCTGTGGCAATTGCCGCTCTTGCTGCTGGCATCCGCTTCGGTGGTGGCGACGCTCGCGGGCATCGGCACATCCGAGAACGTGCTGCAAATGGCCATTGCCACGGCGGGCCTGCTCGTCGTCGCGTTCTTTCTCTCCGCCATCGTCATCCGCATCACGCGGCCGAAGTCGCGCAAGCCGCGCCGGCAATCCGCGTACGTGCGGCGGCTCGTGAAGTTCGTCGGCACGATGATCGTGGTCGCCATATGGCTCGGGTTTCTCGAACTCTCGTCGCGTTTCTGGGGCTTTTCGCTCGCGGACATGGTCGAGCGCAGCGTGACGGCGCGCGGCATCGCGCACGCGGTCAGCATGATCGTGCTGACGTTCTTCGTAGTGTGGCTCGTGTGGATTCTGATCGACACGGGCATTCAGGAGGCGCTCAAGCCCGATTCGGCGCGGCGCAGCGGGCGCGGCCCGAGTATGCGCGCGCGCACGATGCTGCCGCTCGTGCGCAACGTGGTGTTCGTCATGCTGTTGCTGATCGCCGGGATCGTGACGGCGGCCAACCTTGGCCTGAACGTGACGCCGCTGCTCGCGGGCGCAGGCGTGATCGGTCTCGCGGTCGGTTTCGGCGCGCAATCGCTGGTGGCGGATCTGATCACTGGGCTTTTCATCATCATCGAGGACACCATTTCGGTCGGCGATTCGATCGAGGTGGAAGGCGGGCACGCGGGCATCGTCGAGAGCCTGACGATACGCACGGTGCGTCTGCGCGACGGGCAGGGCGCGATCCACGCCATTCCGTTCTCGCAGATCAAGACGGTGAAGAACCTGTCGCGCGATTTCGCCTACGCGGTGTTCGAAGTGCGCGTGCCGTTCTCGGCAGACGTGGACGAGGTGACGGAAATGATCCGCGAAGTGGGCGCCGAGCTCATGGACGACGTGCGTCACCGGCGCGAAATGCTGGGCCCCGTCGAGGTGTGGGGGCTGGACCGCTTCGATCCCAACTGGATGGTGGTGAAAGGACAGATCAAGACGCGGCCGCTCTTGCAATGGAGCGTCGCCCGCGCGTTCAACTTGCGCATCAAACGCAAGATGGACGAAGCCGGCATGGAGATTCCGGTGCCGCAAATGCACGTGCAAATGTCAAAAGGCGGCGTGAGTAGCCCGGACGATGCGGCCCACGCTGCGAAGACGAAGCGCATTTGGGTCGACGAAGCGCCGCCGCTCGCCGACGACGAGCCCGAGCCGGCGGCAATGGCGAAGGCCGTGGATGTCTCGCACGAGCCGCGCCCGGCACCGCCCGCCACGGATCTTTCGGTGCCGATTCCGCCGCAGATCACGACCGCGCCCGAGCCCGGCAAGAGTTGA
- a CDS encoding IclR family transcriptional regulator yields MPTMSDRLPSRDKSREKDSEEVTALARGLDVLRRIAAADAPVSNRELTEWTGIPKPTVSRITATLVGAGLLLRLPDSERFVLTASVLELSNGFLRNFDIRARARPFLIALAETTGLSVHLAVRDRLEMVVIDAIRPRSAVLVSRLEVGGRMDLSRTAVGRAYLSVLSDADRHALIRSLQTASGDDWPTISDGLQRSLEDARRRGFAISLGEWHHGLNAVAAGFVGPSEERYSVNCGGAAHQCPHETLITTVVPALLECVAHIAREIGGTAGGAAPSGANK; encoded by the coding sequence ATGCCTACGATGAGCGACCGGTTGCCGAGCCGGGACAAATCCAGAGAAAAAGACAGCGAAGAAGTCACGGCACTCGCGCGCGGACTCGACGTCTTGCGCCGCATTGCCGCCGCCGATGCGCCGGTGAGCAATCGCGAATTGACGGAATGGACCGGCATTCCCAAGCCGACGGTCTCGCGAATCACCGCAACGCTCGTCGGCGCCGGGCTGCTGCTGCGTCTGCCTGACAGCGAGCGTTTCGTGCTCACCGCCTCCGTGCTCGAACTCAGCAACGGCTTTCTACGCAATTTCGACATTCGCGCGCGGGCTCGTCCGTTCCTGATCGCGCTCGCTGAAACGACGGGACTGAGCGTGCATCTGGCCGTGCGCGACCGGCTCGAGATGGTGGTCATCGACGCTATCCGGCCGCGGTCCGCCGTGCTCGTTTCGCGGCTCGAAGTCGGCGGCAGGATGGACCTGAGCCGCACGGCGGTCGGGCGCGCGTATCTCTCGGTACTGTCGGACGCGGATCGCCACGCGCTGATCCGCAGCCTGCAGACCGCATCGGGCGATGACTGGCCGACTATCTCCGACGGCTTGCAGCGCAGTCTCGAAGACGCACGCCGCCGGGGCTTCGCGATTTCGCTCGGCGAATGGCACCACGGCCTGAACGCGGTGGCGGCGGGCTTCGTCGGGCCGTCGGAAGAACGCTACTCCGTCAACTGCGGCGGCGCGGCGCACCAGTGTCCGCACGAGACGCTCATCACGACGGTCGTTCCCGCGCTGCTCGAATGCGTCGCTCACATTGCGCGGGAAATCGGCGGCACCGCAGGCGGCGCCGCGCCGTCCGGCGCAAACAAGTAG
- a CDS encoding MdtA/MuxA family multidrug efflux RND transporter periplasmic adaptor subunit, which produces MDDRKNPPAEPRPTPARPADPAPPVTAAPARRRSLVPLVVAVLIVAGAVAWWHPWNRGGTAGSPQQAQQGGRRGGANAMNQPQPVHVATVSQGEMPVVINALGTVTPLANVTVKTQLNGTLMEVAFREGQMVKKGDMLAQIDPRPYEISLRNAQGTLARDQALLQTARLDLQRYQTLLSQDSIAKQQVDTQASLVKQYEGAVKSDQANVDTYKLDLAYARITAPVSGRVGLRQVDPGNYVTTGDTNGVVVITQLQPISVIFTTSEDNLAAIMKPLRAGVKMSATAYDRANTTALESGYLETVDNQIDTATGTVKLRATFDNKESRLFPNQFVNTKLLVDVIKNAVIVPTSAVLNGSSGSFVYVVKPDNTVTVRNVKTGPVDGERTSIKSGLQAGERVVIDGSDRLKEGAKITIPAERAKGASGASGASAASGAAAASGASGAQHGGHRHRQQQQQ; this is translated from the coding sequence ATGGACGACCGAAAGAATCCTCCCGCCGAGCCGCGCCCGACGCCCGCGCGCCCCGCCGATCCCGCTCCGCCCGTCACCGCCGCACCGGCGCGCCGCCGCAGTCTCGTGCCGCTCGTCGTGGCCGTGTTGATCGTCGCAGGGGCCGTCGCGTGGTGGCATCCGTGGAATCGCGGCGGGACAGCGGGTTCGCCGCAGCAGGCGCAACAGGGCGGACGGCGCGGCGGCGCGAATGCGATGAACCAGCCTCAGCCCGTGCATGTGGCGACCGTGTCGCAGGGCGAGATGCCGGTCGTCATCAATGCGCTCGGCACGGTCACGCCGCTCGCGAACGTAACGGTCAAGACGCAGCTCAACGGCACGCTGATGGAAGTGGCGTTTCGCGAAGGCCAGATGGTCAAGAAGGGCGATATGCTCGCGCAAATCGACCCGCGTCCTTACGAAATTTCGCTGCGTAATGCGCAGGGCACGCTGGCCCGCGACCAAGCGCTGCTGCAAACCGCGCGGCTCGACTTGCAGCGGTATCAGACGCTGCTTTCGCAGGACTCCATCGCGAAGCAGCAGGTGGATACGCAGGCGTCGCTCGTCAAGCAATACGAAGGCGCGGTCAAATCCGATCAGGCCAACGTCGATACGTACAAGCTCGACCTCGCCTACGCGCGCATCACCGCGCCCGTGTCCGGGCGTGTGGGCTTGCGTCAGGTCGATCCGGGCAACTACGTGACGACGGGCGACACCAACGGCGTCGTCGTCATCACGCAGCTGCAGCCGATCAGCGTGATCTTCACGACCTCCGAAGACAATCTCGCGGCGATCATGAAACCGCTGCGCGCGGGCGTGAAAATGTCGGCGACGGCGTATGACCGCGCGAACACCACCGCGCTCGAATCCGGCTATCTGGAAACGGTCGACAACCAGATCGACACCGCAACGGGCACGGTCAAGCTGCGCGCCACTTTCGACAACAAGGAAAGCCGGCTCTTCCCGAATCAGTTCGTGAACACGAAGCTGCTCGTCGACGTCATTAAGAACGCGGTCATCGTGCCGACGTCGGCAGTGCTTAACGGGTCATCGGGTTCGTTCGTGTACGTCGTGAAACCGGACAACACGGTGACGGTGCGCAATGTGAAAACCGGCCCGGTGGATGGCGAGCGCACGAGCATCAAGTCCGGCCTGCAAGCGGGCGAGCGCGTGGTCATCGACGGCTCTGACCGCCTGAAAGAAGGCGCGAAGATCACGATTCCGGCCGAACGCGCGAAGGGGGCGTCGGGGGCTTCCGGTGCGTCGGCCGCGTCGGGTGCAGCGGCGGCCTCAGGTGCATCGGGTGCGCAGCACGGCGGGCATCGTCACCGTCAGCAACAGCAGCAGTGA
- a CDS encoding MdtB/MuxB family multidrug efflux RND transporter permease subunit translates to MNPSRLFILRPVGTALLMAAIMLVGLVALRFLPLSALPAVDYPTIQVQTFYPGASPDVMTSSVTAPLEKQFGQMASLNQMSSQSSAGASVITLQFSLDLPLDIAEQEVQAAINAAGNLLPSDLPAPPIYAKVNPADAPIMTLAVSSKTLPLTQVQDLADTRLGQKISQVAGVGLVSVSGGNRPAVRIQANTRALASYGLNIDDLRTTISNLNVNTPKGNFDGPTRAYTINANDQLTDANAYKSAVVAYRNGRPVMLTDVATIVQGPENTKLGAWVDSTPAIILNVQRQPGANVIQVVDGIKKLLPQLQQSLPAALDVRVVTDRTTTIRASVRDVQFELALSVVLVVLVIYLFLANVYATIIPSLSVPLSLVGTLAVMYLCGFSLDNLSLMALTIATGFVVDDAIVMIENIARYVEEGESPLEAALKGSRQIGFTIISLTVSLIAVLIPLLFMGDVVGRLFHEFAITLAVTIVISAIVSLTLVPMMCAKLLRHTPPKDSKRFEARAHRFIDYVIGRYAVALEWVLDRQRSTLVVALLTLVLTGVLYVFIPKGFFPTQDTGVIQAITQAPQAASYQAVAEQQQALAAKILQNPDVESLTSFIGVDGTNITLNSGRMLINLKPRDDRSNTSSEIIRSIQNEVADIPGIKLYMQPVQDLTIDSTVSPTQYQFMLTDPNPSEFAQWVPKLVDRLQHTSILTDVATDLQQNGQSVYVEIDRETAARFGITPATVDNALYDAFGQRIISTIFTQSNQYRVILESEPTDAHYSETLNGIYLPSSTATNGQVPLSAIAKFHERAAPLLVTHLGQFPATTVSFNLAKGASLGAAVKAIEEAKNEIGLPASFQIRYQGAALAFQASLSNELFLILAAIVTMYIVLGVLYESFIHPITILSTLPSAGVGALLSLMITGHDLDIIGIIGIVLLIGIVKKNAIMMIDFALEAEREQGKPPREAIFQACLLRFRPILMTTMAALLGALPLMLGWGAGSELRHPLGIAIVGGLIVSQLLTLFTTPVIYLGFDSLGRKLRARFGGDGMSAPRPAGDVE, encoded by the coding sequence ATGAATCCCTCCCGCTTATTTATTCTGCGTCCGGTCGGCACGGCGCTTCTGATGGCGGCGATCATGCTCGTCGGCCTCGTCGCGCTGCGCTTTCTGCCGCTGTCCGCGCTGCCCGCCGTCGATTACCCGACTATTCAGGTGCAGACCTTCTACCCCGGCGCCTCGCCGGATGTGATGACTTCCAGCGTGACCGCGCCACTCGAGAAGCAGTTCGGGCAGATGGCGAGCCTGAACCAGATGTCGTCGCAGAGTTCGGCGGGGGCATCGGTCATCACGTTGCAGTTCAGCCTCGACTTGCCGCTCGATATCGCCGAGCAGGAAGTGCAGGCCGCCATCAACGCGGCGGGCAACCTGCTGCCGTCCGACCTGCCCGCCCCGCCGATCTACGCGAAGGTCAACCCCGCCGACGCGCCGATCATGACGCTCGCCGTCAGTTCGAAGACGCTGCCGCTCACGCAGGTACAGGATCTCGCGGACACGCGGCTCGGGCAGAAGATTTCGCAGGTCGCGGGCGTGGGCCTCGTGTCGGTGAGCGGCGGCAACCGCCCGGCGGTGCGCATTCAGGCCAATACGCGCGCGCTCGCCTCCTACGGGCTCAATATCGACGATCTGCGCACCACGATTTCAAACCTCAACGTCAACACGCCGAAGGGCAATTTCGACGGCCCGACGCGCGCCTACACCATCAACGCGAACGATCAGCTCACCGACGCGAACGCGTACAAGAGCGCGGTCGTCGCGTATCGCAACGGGCGGCCGGTGATGCTGACGGACGTCGCGACCATCGTGCAGGGACCGGAGAACACGAAGCTCGGCGCGTGGGTCGATTCCACGCCCGCCATTATCCTGAACGTGCAGCGTCAGCCGGGCGCGAACGTCATTCAGGTGGTGGACGGCATCAAGAAGCTGCTGCCGCAGTTGCAGCAGTCGCTGCCGGCCGCGCTCGACGTGCGCGTGGTCACGGACCGCACCACGACCATTCGCGCGTCGGTTCGCGACGTGCAGTTCGAGCTGGCGTTGTCCGTCGTGCTGGTCGTGCTCGTCATTTATCTCTTCCTCGCCAACGTCTACGCGACCATCATTCCGAGCTTGTCCGTGCCGCTCTCGCTCGTCGGCACGCTCGCGGTCATGTACCTGTGCGGCTTCTCGCTCGACAATCTCTCGCTGATGGCGCTCACCATCGCGACAGGCTTCGTCGTCGACGACGCCATCGTGATGATCGAGAACATCGCGCGTTACGTGGAGGAAGGCGAATCTCCGCTCGAAGCCGCGCTGAAAGGCTCGCGGCAGATCGGCTTCACGATCATTTCGCTCACGGTGTCGCTCATCGCGGTGCTGATTCCGCTGCTCTTCATGGGCGATGTCGTCGGGCGGCTCTTCCACGAATTCGCGATCACGCTCGCCGTGACCATCGTCATTTCGGCGATCGTGTCGCTCACGCTCGTGCCGATGATGTGCGCGAAGCTGCTGCGCCACACGCCGCCCAAGGACAGCAAGCGTTTCGAGGCGCGCGCGCATCGGTTCATCGATTACGTCATCGGCCGTTACGCGGTGGCGCTGGAATGGGTGCTCGACCGGCAGCGTTCGACGCTCGTGGTCGCGCTGCTCACGCTCGTGCTCACGGGCGTGCTGTACGTGTTCATTCCGAAGGGCTTCTTTCCGACGCAGGACACGGGCGTGATCCAGGCGATCACGCAGGCGCCGCAGGCCGCGTCGTATCAGGCGGTCGCGGAGCAGCAGCAGGCGCTCGCGGCGAAGATTCTGCAGAATCCGGACGTCGAAAGTCTCACGTCGTTCATTGGCGTGGACGGCACGAACATCACGCTCAACAGCGGCCGCATGCTCATCAACCTGAAGCCGCGCGACGACCGCAGCAATACGTCGAGCGAAATCATCCGTTCGATCCAGAACGAAGTCGCGGACATTCCGGGCATCAAGCTCTACATGCAGCCGGTGCAGGATTTGACGATCGACTCCACGGTCAGCCCGACGCAGTATCAGTTCATGCTGACGGACCCGAATCCGTCCGAGTTCGCGCAATGGGTGCCGAAGCTCGTCGACCGGCTGCAACATACGTCGATCCTGACGGACGTCGCGACCGACCTTCAGCAGAACGGCCAATCGGTGTACGTGGAAATCGACCGCGAAACGGCGGCGCGCTTCGGCATCACGCCCGCGACCGTGGACAACGCGCTTTACGACGCGTTCGGCCAGCGCATCATTTCGACCATCTTCACGCAGTCGAATCAGTACCGCGTGATTCTGGAGAGCGAGCCGACCGACGCGCACTACAGCGAGACGCTCAACGGCATCTACCTGCCCTCTTCCACCGCGACGAACGGACAGGTGCCGCTCTCGGCCATCGCCAAGTTCCACGAGCGCGCCGCGCCCTTGCTCGTCACGCATCTCGGGCAGTTTCCGGCGACCACCGTCTCCTTCAACCTCGCGAAGGGCGCGTCGCTCGGCGCGGCCGTCAAGGCCATCGAAGAGGCGAAGAACGAGATCGGCTTGCCGGCGTCGTTCCAGATCCGCTATCAGGGCGCGGCGCTCGCGTTCCAGGCGTCGCTCTCGAACGAACTGTTCCTGATTCTTGCGGCCATCGTCACGATGTATATCGTGCTCGGCGTGTTGTACGAGAGCTTCATCCATCCGATCACCATTCTGTCTACGCTGCCCTCGGCGGGCGTCGGCGCGCTGCTTTCGCTGATGATCACCGGGCACGATCTCGACATCATCGGGATCATCGGCATCGTGCTTTTGATCGGCATCGTCAAGAAGAACGCGATCATGATGATCGACTTCGCGCTCGAAGCCGAACGCGAGCAAGGCAAGCCGCCGCGCGAGGCGATTTTTCAGGCGTGTCTGTTGCGCTTTCGCCCGATTCTCATGACGACGATGGCCGCGCTGCTCGGCGCGCTGCCGCTGATGCTCGGCTGGGGCGCGGGTTCGGAGCTGCGCCATCCGCTCGGGATTGCGATTGTCGGCGGGTTGATCGTGTCGCAGTTGCTCACGCTCTTCACGACGCCCGTGATCTACCTCGGCTTCGATTCGCTCGGGCGCAAGCTGCGCGCGCGCTTCGGCGGCGATGGCATGAGCGCGCCGCGTCCGGCGGGCGACGTGGAGTAA